In a genomic window of Clostridia bacterium:
- a CDS encoding threonylcarbamoyl-AMP synthase, which produces MKTLRLDPNKDENAVLKAADIIKRGGLVAMPTETVYGLAANAFDTAAVKKIFEAKGRPQDNPLIVHIADISMLDELCKDISDTARKIASAFWPGPLTVILKKRAVIPDIVTCGLDSVGVRFPSHKTAQALIRATGLPLAAPSANTSGRPSPTAASHVLMDMDGRIDAVLDGGECEIGVESTVLDLTGSVPVILRPGGVTLEMIRTVSPDAKAGDFNRVPSADERVLSPGMKYRHYAPKAPVTLITGSADDVFRYIEAHTENKTLGIMCFEEYEPLFRALTPFIHTYGRRGDMLSQSSHIFAALRAFDAEPARKIFVYADADTSGLGMAINNRLSKAAGFDIVTL; this is translated from the coding sequence ATGAAAACGCTCAGGCTTGACCCAAATAAAGACGAGAACGCCGTCTTAAAGGCGGCCGACATAATAAAGCGCGGCGGCCTCGTCGCCATGCCCACCGAAACGGTCTACGGTCTTGCGGCGAACGCATTCGACACAGCGGCGGTAAAAAAGATATTTGAGGCGAAGGGTCGTCCGCAGGACAATCCGCTCATCGTACACATTGCGGATATATCAATGCTCGACGAGCTTTGCAAAGACATATCCGATACGGCGCGAAAGATAGCAAGCGCTTTCTGGCCGGGTCCGCTTACGGTAATTCTCAAAAAGCGCGCCGTCATACCCGATATAGTAACGTGCGGTCTTGACAGCGTGGGCGTACGATTCCCTTCGCATAAGACGGCCCAGGCGCTCATACGCGCGACGGGGCTTCCGCTTGCCGCTCCTTCGGCGAATACGTCGGGGCGTCCCAGCCCCACGGCGGCCTCGCACGTCCTTATGGATATGGACGGGCGCATCGACGCCGTTTTAGACGGCGGCGAATGCGAGATAGGCGTTGAATCGACGGTGCTTGATCTTACTGGCAGCGTGCCCGTGATACTTCGTCCCGGCGGCGTGACGCTCGAGATGATACGCACCGTTTCGCCCGACGCGAAAGCGGGCGATTTTAACCGCGTTCCCTCTGCGGACGAACGTGTGCTCTCCCCCGGCATGAAATACCGCCACTACGCGCCGAAAGCGCCCGTAACGCTCATAACCGGCAGTGCGGATGATGTTTTTCGATATATCGAGGCGCATACAGAAAACAAGACTCTCGGCATAATGTGCTTCGAGGAATACGAGCCGCTCTTTCGTGCGCTCACACCGTTCATACACACCTACGGACGGCGCGGCGATATGCTTTCTCAAAGCTCGCATATATTTGCGGCGCTCCGCGCGTTTGACGCGGAGCCTGCCCGGAAAATATTCGTATATGCCGACGCCGATACGAGCGGGCTTGGCATGGCTATAAACAACAGGCTGTCAAAGGCGGCGGGGTTCGATATCGTTACCCTTTAA
- a CDS encoding helix-turn-helix transcriptional regulator — MFINKSPDNKNNICGKNVAFYRKAIKISQRELADRLQLIGLDIDKNAIQRIEAGKRFVTDIELIAISRVLNKSFDELLKG, encoded by the coding sequence ATGTTTATTAACAAATCCCCCGATAATAAAAACAATATTTGCGGTAAAAATGTTGCATTTTATAGAAAAGCTATAAAAATCTCGCAAAGAGAGCTTGCCGACAGATTACAGCTGATAGGTTTGGACATTGATAAAAACGCAATACAAAGAATCGAAGCGGGTAAGCGTTTTGTAACCGACATTGAGCTTATTGCGATCAGCCGGGTATTAAACAAATCATTTGATGAATTGTTGAAAGGGTAA
- a CDS encoding dephospho-CoA kinase, whose protein sequence is MNYSDDVYLIGLTGGSGSGKTLISDVFARRGIPVIDADKLAREIVEPGKPCLKELADHFGSSILDENGALKRRELARIAFSDPEKLDALNRITHYYIDILMRENIERYRSEGKRFIVFDAPVLIEGGFNKLCDAVVCVLADKNTRIERIMNRDSITHEEAERRIGVQHDDEFYISNSDHVIRNDLGPDEARIETNAVINEIMRKGGAN, encoded by the coding sequence ATGAATTACAGCGACGACGTGTATCTTATCGGACTTACGGGAGGCTCCGGCAGCGGAAAGACTCTCATTTCCGACGTGTTCGCCCGGCGCGGCATACCCGTGATAGACGCGGATAAGCTGGCGCGGGAGATCGTTGAGCCGGGTAAGCCGTGCCTTAAGGAGCTTGCCGATCATTTCGGAAGCTCGATACTCGACGAAAACGGCGCGTTAAAGCGGCGCGAGCTTGCAAGGATCGCGTTTTCCGATCCCGAAAAGCTTGACGCTCTGAACCGCATAACGCATTATTACATTGACATTCTCATGCGTGAGAACATTGAGCGTTACCGCTCGGAGGGCAAAAGATTTATAGTGTTCGACGCGCCCGTGCTCATCGAGGGCGGCTTCAACAAGCTGTGCGACGCCGTCGTCTGCGTACTTGCCGATAAGAACACGCGCATAGAGCGCATAATGAACCGCGACTCTATTACGCATGAGGAGGCCGAGCGCCGCATCGGCGTTCAGCACGACGACGAGTTCTATATATCCAACTCCGATCACGTCATACGCAACGACCTGGGCCCCGACGAGGCGCGCATCGAAACGAACGCCGTAATAAACGAGATCATGAGAAAAGGCGGTGCAAATTGA
- the prfA gene encoding peptide chain release factor 1: MLDKLYPILEHYNEISEKLNDIEIVSDQNKLKALMKEQKSLTPLVEKINEYKSALDGAEEARELLSGKLDRDFKEMVQEELGELSERIPKIEEELKILLLPKDPNDDKGVIIEIRGGAGGEEAALFAYNLYRMYTMYAETKHWKTEIININETELGGIKEVSFMIDGAGAYSRLKFESGVHRVQRVPETESSGRIHTSTVTVAVLPEVEDVEVEINPSDLQIDTFRASGAGGQHVNKTESAIRITHLPTGIVVECQDERSQHKNRDKAMKVLRSKLYEASLAEQTDAIAKERKSQVGTGDRSERIRTYNYPQGRISDHRIGLTLYKLEAFLNGALDEMIDALITNDQAEKLNQSTQA; this comes from the coding sequence ATGCTTGATAAACTTTATCCCATACTCGAGCATTACAATGAAATATCGGAAAAACTGAACGATATAGAGATAGTTTCCGACCAAAACAAGTTGAAAGCGCTTATGAAGGAGCAAAAGAGCCTTACGCCGCTCGTTGAAAAGATAAACGAATACAAATCCGCGCTTGACGGCGCCGAGGAGGCGCGCGAGCTGCTTTCGGGAAAGCTTGACCGCGATTTCAAAGAGATGGTTCAAGAAGAGCTTGGCGAGCTTTCCGAACGCATACCGAAAATCGAGGAAGAGCTTAAAATACTGCTTCTGCCCAAGGACCCTAACGACGACAAGGGCGTTATCATAGAGATACGCGGCGGCGCGGGCGGCGAGGAGGCGGCGCTTTTTGCCTACAATCTTTACCGCATGTACACGATGTACGCCGAAACGAAGCATTGGAAAACGGAAATAATCAACATAAACGAAACGGAGCTCGGCGGCATAAAGGAGGTCTCCTTTATGATAGACGGCGCGGGCGCGTATTCGCGCCTCAAATTCGAAAGCGGCGTTCACCGCGTTCAGCGCGTACCTGAAACGGAATCTAGCGGCCGCATACACACCTCCACCGTGACCGTGGCAGTATTGCCGGAGGTCGAGGACGTCGAGGTCGAGATAAACCCTTCTGACCTTCAGATAGACACGTTCCGCGCGTCGGGCGCGGGCGGCCAGCACGTAAACAAAACGGAATCGGCAATACGCATAACGCACCTGCCGACGGGCATAGTAGTTGAATGCCAGGACGAAAGAAGCCAGCACAAGAACCGCGACAAGGCCATGAAGGTGCTGCGCTCAAAGCTCTACGAGGCAAGCCTTGCGGAGCAGACCGACGCGATAGCTAAGGAGCGAAAGAGCCAGGTCGGCACGGGCGACAGAAGCGAACGCATACGCACGTACAACTATCCCCAGGGACGCATAAGCGACCACCGCATCGGCCTTACGCTCTACAAGCTTGAGGCCTTCTTAAACGGCGCGCTCGACGAAATGATAGACGCGCTCATTACGAACGACCAGGCCGAAAAGCTCAATCAGAGCACACAGGCCTGA
- a CDS encoding aminopeptidase, whose product MDDKKKYSDELFFKKKNAYEIMDERECVRANEFCDGYIDFLSTAKTERECVRYAVEVATNNGFVKYDGNLSLKAGDKFYKVQRNKAVVLGVIGKSDISNGVNIVMAHIDAPRVDLKQNPLYEDSGVALFKTHYYGGIKKYQWTAIPLSLHGVVIKKGGECVEINIGESEGDPVFTITDLLPHLAGDQMMKKATEVVAGESLNILVGSRPFKDDDESQKIKLSVMDILNKKYGITESDFMRADLEAVPAFPAKSVGFDQSLVGAYGQDDRVCAYSALMAALSLEAPQKTALCVLVDREEIGSMGNTGAQSRFIEYLLADLGDTLGGVPVRKIIQNSACLSADVNLACDPNYPEVTEKMNTAFINGGVALSKYTGARGKSGTSEASAELVARICDIFDSNGVCYQMGELGKVDQGGGGTVAQFIANLDMEVLDAGVPILSMHSPFEVSAKADVYMAYKAYTTFMEKY is encoded by the coding sequence ATGGACGACAAGAAAAAATATTCAGACGAGCTGTTTTTCAAGAAAAAGAACGCCTATGAGATCATGGACGAACGCGAATGCGTTCGCGCAAACGAATTCTGCGACGGATATATAGACTTTCTTTCCACGGCTAAAACGGAACGCGAATGCGTGCGCTACGCCGTTGAGGTGGCGACTAACAACGGCTTTGTAAAATACGACGGCAATTTAAGCCTTAAGGCGGGCGATAAGTTCTATAAGGTACAAAGGAACAAGGCCGTGGTCTTAGGCGTTATCGGAAAGAGCGATATCTCAAACGGTGTGAATATCGTTATGGCCCATATCGATGCGCCGCGCGTCGATCTTAAGCAGAATCCGCTCTACGAAGATTCCGGCGTCGCTTTATTTAAAACCCACTACTACGGCGGCATAAAGAAGTATCAGTGGACGGCAATACCGCTCTCGCTGCACGGCGTAGTTATCAAAAAAGGCGGCGAATGCGTAGAGATAAACATAGGCGAAAGCGAGGGCGACCCCGTATTTACGATAACCGACCTTCTGCCGCATCTTGCAGGCGACCAGATGATGAAAAAGGCGACCGAAGTCGTAGCAGGCGAAAGCCTCAATATATTAGTCGGCAGCCGCCCGTTCAAAGACGACGACGAAAGCCAGAAGATAAAGCTTTCTGTCATGGATATCTTAAATAAAAAATACGGCATAACAGAGAGCGACTTCATGCGCGCCGACCTTGAGGCAGTACCCGCGTTCCCCGCAAAAAGCGTGGGCTTCGACCAAAGCTTAGTCGGCGCTTACGGTCAGGACGACCGCGTATGCGCGTACAGCGCGCTTATGGCCGCGCTCTCGCTCGAGGCTCCGCAGAAAACGGCGCTGTGTGTGCTCGTTGACCGCGAGGAGATAGGCTCTATGGGCAATACGGGCGCGCAGAGCCGTTTCATCGAGTATCTTTTGGCCGATCTCGGCGATACTTTAGGCGGCGTTCCTGTGAGAAAAATAATCCAAAACAGCGCGTGCTTAAGCGCCGACGTGAACCTTGCGTGCGATCCCAATTATCCCGAAGTGACCGAGAAGATGAACACTGCCTTCATTAACGGCGGCGTTGCCCTCTCGAAGTACACCGGCGCGCGCGGTAAGAGCGGCACGAGCGAGGCGAGCGCCGAGCTTGTTGCGCGCATCTGCGATATATTCGACTCTAACGGCGTATGCTATCAGATGGGGGAACTCGGCAAGGTAGACCAGGGCGGCGGCGGCACCGTGGCTCAGTTCATCGCCAATCTCGACATGGAAGTGCTCGATGCGGGCGTACCGATACTTTCGATGCACTCCCCGTTCGAGGTGTCCGCCAAGGCCGACGTTTATATGGCATATAAGGCGTACACTACGTTCATGGAGAAGTATTGA
- a CDS encoding helix-turn-helix transcriptional regulator: MAVSYKPLMHMMIERDISNAELMRRAKISANIITKIKSGQYIALDKVESICFAMDCSPNDMMKFIPENPEGEDKDD; this comes from the coding sequence ATGGCCGTTAGTTATAAACCATTGATGCATATGATGATCGAACGTGATATTTCCAATGCTGAGCTTATGCGACGTGCGAAAATATCCGCAAACATTATTACGAAGATTAAGAGCGGGCAATACATTGCCCTGGATAAGGTAGAGAGCATTTGCTTTGCAATGGACTGCTCTCCTAATGATATGATGAAATTTATACCCGAAAACCCGGAAGGAGAAGATAAAGATGATTAA
- a CDS encoding SAM-dependent DNA methyltransferase → MINIRKLEAELWESADLLRAGSKLTSNQYCMPVLGLIFLRYAYSRFKKVEAEILKDRPSRGGRVLPVEASDFSAKSALFLPKEAQYEYLVNLPENIASAGLVNKDGNPMNSLGEVVNNAMRLIEVQSEQLTGVLPKSYTDFSDELLAELLRIFNNSALDDVGGDIIGRIYEYFLNKFAKNIASDDGVFFTPKSLVKMIVNIIEPKQGVLLDCACGSGGMFVQSGDFVNAAGMNANSTMTFYGQEKVEYNAQLCLMNMAVHGLTGVIKSGDEANTFYHDAHNLNGCCDYIMANPPFNVDKVKAESCESAGRLPFGLPSVNKNKEVSNGNYLWISYFYSYLNEHGRAGFVMASSATDSQGKDKDIREALIRTGHVDVMISVGNNFFYTKSLPCSLWFFDKAKSESIRDKVLFIDARNYYTIVDRTLNEWNEWQLKNLSAIVWLYRGETEKYTALLQEYHDYLHAEAEAAENDDLKDAVSQDSFADIVSALKEKLSALRKAAKAEVEDAGKRDKKSVQQQYDDRIAYIENMLTVAKEAHWLYEKFGDGVYADVLGLCKLASIEEIEEKGWSLTPGAYVGVAPVEDDGVDFAERMAEIHRDLLSLQAESNDLMDTISQNMKEMGI, encoded by the coding sequence ATGATTAACATACGCAAATTGGAGGCGGAGCTGTGGGAATCCGCCGATCTCCTGAGAGCCGGGTCCAAGCTGACCTCGAATCAATACTGTATGCCCGTGCTGGGACTTATCTTCCTACGCTATGCGTACAGCCGATTCAAAAAGGTAGAGGCGGAAATTCTGAAGGACCGTCCATCTCGCGGCGGTCGGGTGCTGCCCGTTGAGGCCAGTGACTTTTCCGCAAAGAGCGCTCTGTTTCTTCCGAAAGAAGCACAGTACGAATATCTCGTCAATCTGCCGGAGAACATCGCCTCCGCCGGTCTTGTCAACAAAGACGGTAATCCGATGAACAGCCTCGGTGAAGTGGTCAACAATGCCATGCGGCTCATCGAGGTGCAGAGCGAGCAGCTCACTGGTGTCCTGCCGAAAAGCTATACGGACTTCTCCGATGAGCTTCTCGCAGAGCTTCTCCGTATTTTCAATAACAGTGCCCTTGATGACGTCGGCGGCGATATCATAGGCCGCATTTACGAATATTTCCTGAATAAGTTCGCCAAAAACATCGCATCTGATGACGGTGTTTTCTTCACGCCGAAGTCACTGGTAAAAATGATTGTTAATATCATTGAGCCGAAACAGGGTGTTCTTCTCGATTGCGCGTGCGGCAGCGGCGGTATGTTCGTGCAAAGCGGTGATTTTGTGAACGCTGCCGGTATGAACGCCAACAGCACCATGACCTTCTATGGGCAGGAAAAGGTGGAATACAACGCGCAGCTCTGCCTGATGAACATGGCTGTCCACGGTCTCACTGGCGTTATCAAATCCGGTGACGAAGCGAACACTTTCTACCATGACGCGCATAATCTTAACGGCTGTTGCGATTACATCATGGCGAATCCGCCTTTCAACGTCGATAAGGTCAAAGCCGAATCCTGCGAGAGCGCCGGACGGCTTCCGTTCGGTCTGCCTTCCGTGAATAAAAACAAGGAAGTCAGCAACGGCAACTATCTCTGGATTTCCTATTTCTACTCTTATTTGAACGAACATGGCCGCGCCGGTTTTGTTATGGCGTCCTCCGCCACAGACAGTCAGGGCAAGGACAAGGATATCCGGGAAGCGCTGATCCGCACCGGTCACGTTGACGTGATGATCTCCGTCGGCAACAACTTCTTCTATACCAAGTCGCTGCCTTGCTCTCTGTGGTTCTTTGACAAGGCCAAGAGCGAATCCATCCGCGACAAGGTGCTGTTCATCGACGCCCGGAATTACTACACCATTGTTGACCGCACGCTGAATGAGTGGAACGAATGGCAGCTCAAAAATCTTAGCGCTATCGTATGGCTCTATCGAGGCGAAACCGAAAAGTATACTGCGCTACTGCAGGAGTATCACGATTATCTGCACGCAGAAGCCGAAGCTGCCGAAAATGACGATCTTAAAGATGCCGTCTCTCAGGATTCCTTTGCCGATATCGTATCCGCGCTGAAAGAGAAACTCTCCGCTCTCCGCAAGGCCGCGAAAGCCGAAGTGGAGGACGCCGGAAAGCGTGACAAAAAGAGTGTTCAGCAGCAGTACGATGACAGGATCGCTTATATCGAGAATATGCTGACCGTTGCCAAAGAGGCGCACTGGCTTTATGAAAAGTTCGGTGACGGCGTTTATGCCGACGTGCTCGGCCTGTGCAAGCTGGCAAGTATTGAAGAAATTGAAGAAAAAGGCTGGTCCCTCACACCCGGCGCATACGTCGGTGTGGCTCCTGTGGAGGATGACGGTGTGGATTTTGCCGAGCGCATGGCTGAAATCCATCGGGATCTCCTGTCTCTGCAGGCTGAATCCAATGATCTGATGGATACCATCTCGCAGAACATGAAGGAGATGGGAATATGA
- a CDS encoding lytic transglycosylase domain-containing protein, with protein sequence MSSTVKQKKRHRKKKQAQRKFIAIVAVVIIIAVLIFAFREQNIIEKIEEQSYPLEYQEYVMAAAEKYDLDPALIFAIIHTESRFDPEAVSPANAMGLMQITKDTYFFVNEKDGRGDLAVELLFDPEVNIDTGSYFIKWLIDDFGDVDTAIAAYNAGRGNVKKWLGDSRYSENGATLSDIPFTETKNYVKKVNSAYEFYKKHYFSDQE encoded by the coding sequence TTGAGCAGTACCGTAAAACAAAAGAAGAGACATCGAAAAAAGAAGCAGGCGCAGCGAAAATTTATCGCCATTGTCGCAGTTGTAATAATTATTGCCGTGCTTATATTCGCGTTTCGTGAGCAGAATATAATAGAGAAAATAGAGGAGCAGTCGTATCCGCTCGAATATCAGGAATACGTCATGGCTGCGGCCGAAAAATACGACCTCGACCCGGCTTTGATATTTGCGATAATACATACGGAAAGCCGCTTCGACCCCGAAGCCGTCTCCCCCGCGAACGCGATGGGGCTTATGCAGATAACGAAAGATACGTACTTTTTCGTAAACGAGAAGGACGGCCGCGGCGATTTAGCCGTCGAGCTGCTTTTCGACCCTGAGGTAAACATCGACACGGGCTCGTATTTCATTAAGTGGCTCATAGACGATTTCGGCGACGTCGATACGGCGATAGCCGCCTACAACGCCGGACGCGGCAACGTAAAAAAGTGGCTCGGCGATTCGCGCTATTCCGAGAACGGCGCGACGCTCTCCGATATCCCGTTTACGGAGACTAAGAATTACGTAAAAAAGGTCAATTCGGCATATGAGTTTTACAAGAAGCATTATTTTTCGGATCAGGAATGA
- a CDS encoding helix-turn-helix transcriptional regulator — MTRLKELRKQRGYSQVKMQMLTGIDQSDYSKIETGKRNMTFEQCRRIALALDTSMDYLAGLTDEAKPYKRK; from the coding sequence ATGACGCGCTTAAAGGAGCTTCGCAAACAACGCGGGTATTCACAAGTGAAAATGCAGATGCTAACGGGCATAGACCAAAGCGACTACTCGAAAATCGAAACGGGTAAGCGCAATATGACCTTCGAGCAGTGCCGCCGCATTGCGCTTGCGCTCGATACGAGCATGGATTATTTAGCGGGACTTACGGACGAGGCGAAGCCGTATAAGCGGAAGTGA